The following DNA comes from Cololabis saira isolate AMF1-May2022 chromosome 7, fColSai1.1, whole genome shotgun sequence.
CGATGCCTTCATGGACCTCAGATATGAAGATGGAGCAAAACCAGATCAGATCTTATTTGAGTTGGAGCCGTTTGAAGATTGTGGAGAAGTTGTAATTGTTGAGATCCTCATTGACCCACCCACAGTTACATTTCCGGTGGTGTGCACGTGAAACAGCGATGTAGGGTACGATAGTGTTCCCAGCACCACCACGAGTCTGCCCTGATGCTCTCTGTCCAAGCTGTTTGAAGTTCATTGGATAATGATGCAGAAAACTGGACATTTATATGATGATTTGTAAGAAAgcttgaagattttatttttctgcacaaTGCTTTGACCAAATGACTAAATGGTTTACATACTTGGAAACGTATTGCTTCTTTATTGTGGCAAATTATGCAGGAAGTGATGGAAACAAAAATGAGCTTAATTAATTTTAACATGAGCCTGAAATGCAAAACATTGTTCAACTTGAATTTATCTGAAAATCTTCCTGGTCAAACTTCTAAAGTTTCCTTTCAAAAAAGGTACGCTCTTTAtttctattatttttattattatttttatcaggAACTGCATGAGTGGGAAGTTGGCATCACATGCTTCTGGGATGTCTATTAGATCAGGATGATTGTGTTAGAGCACACGTGCAGTCACATGGACACAGTGATGTGGACTCACGGGACTCGTGAGTCGAACAGTCATCGCACCGGAGGTCCAGTCAAGGTGTAAAAGCTGTCTCATAAATGTcagaatagaaaaaaagagttttaaacacatttcaacaTGAACGCAATCAAGTTAGATGATAGCTGTGTTTTTCTGGTTTGAGTCAACATAAGACGACCTTAACAACCAGATTGTGTTTTAACTGGTTGaactgttttttctttatttcctttgtCCTCAGAAATGGGTTGAACTTCTTCTTCAAGCTCCTGGCTTGGGTCTACACTGGATCAGCTAGCATGTTCTCAGAAGCAATCCACTCTCTGGCCGACACCTGTAACCAAGCTCTGCTGGCTCTGGGGATCAGCCAGTCTGTGCGCAACCCAGACGCCGTGCACCCGTAAGCTGCTCGCCTCGCTGTCGGAGAGACATGAGTTGTAGCTCGGCGGACGTGTCTCCAAAAGGATACAGAGTCATAAATCACTCAGGAGTACAATCATGTGTAGAAAGGAAGTGGATATGTCTTTAGGTTTGCAGATGTCAAACTTGTACATTTAACCTCGCTAGTGCAAAATATTGAACAGAAGTGGTGTTGTTGTATTTGTTACAAGCGATGAGCGTCGGCATAAATATTTAAGAAAACCGGAGAGCCCTTAATGTCGGcttctctgctcttcaggtaTGGCTTCTCCAACATGCGTTACATCGCCTCCCTCATCAGCGGCGTGGGCATTTTTATGATGGGAGCAGGTCTCTCCTGGTACCATGGCATCATGGGATTGCTGCACCCAGAGCCCATCGAGTCATTGTTATGGGTGAGTGTCTCTGAAACATCGTCTGTAATTCAAAACCCGTCTTAAATGGAGACTAACGCGTCACTCTTCATTGTTGCAGGCTTATTGTATTTTGGCCGGCTCTCTGGTGTCTGAAGGAGGTAAGTCATGATGATGCAGATTTAATGACGGCATCCGGTGGTTTGTATTCATatgactatttatttatttatttattttttttttttccttaccaGCCACGTTACTAGTTGCCATCAATGAGATAAAGAAGAGCGCCCACGTGCATGGGCTGTCTTTTTATGAATATGGTATGTACATCTGAAATCTGGTGTCACATGAAATCTAGTCACATGATCTTGCAGGTCAACGTCCAGAAGGAGAGTTTAAACTCAGGCATTTATGTCACTGTTTGCGAACTGCAACATTCAGAATCAACTGATGTGTATTTGCTAGTTTGTTACGTAGTGAAGCACCGACCATCTGAGGTCCGTATGAGAGCATGTGAGACTGGATGATGAGCAGCTCTTTGCGATGCAGACTACTAatttgaaataattaaaatggTGCAGTGATGCAGAGCCGAGACCCCAGTACGAACGTGGTGCTGCTGGAAGATGCTGCTGCGGTGTTGGGGGTCATCATGGCTGCCGGCTGTATGGGGCTCACCTCACTCACAGGTAACCAAAACCCTGAGCCATGCcatcttagggcccgatttactaagatcctaaataaagagtactaaattgcgtgtgcactgaaaaagtttgcttgtgctgttgttgtgtgttttgcgggtgatcaactaagattgcgtgcgcaattgataacaggtgcaaacctcagtatttaaatgaggtgttgcgcgtcttacggtttgcggcgcaaactttagTCGCAAGCGccaaatgaaatttgacgagttggagttatagcgatattagtggaagaagcaaattgttgtattcagcacccctgccgtgaaaagcaccccctcgtatattcaatgataagtagaccaagaaaaaaaacaacacactgacacttcaatatatttatatatacacactcacacaaacacatacttaggagtttatattatatatatttacaaatattatggaagacaacacagtaagcaggctattaattaatgacatcaataaccatttacccgattttttttttttttttttttttttttttttttttttaacccgaatccatgagcgcatttaaacatgaatcattaacacaaaactggacgctaaacagaatgagaatatcatttttgtcagacgagggggtgcttttcacggcaggggtgctgaatactgcacaacaccggggtatgacaactgcagaacaagtataggcgcacaatgagaaacacttttttctccatgaaaacacgtgatttatttattatcacaaataaaaaaatgaatgtgcctcctgtggcaaccttttgctgaataataacataataacattgaattaacattcaaataaaatatttctccttttgcatgtggagattagcaccttcctttcgaacgtattaaatacagacgcaatcacaatccacgcaaaaactttcaggcttggtaaatctcattgcgcgtggtaaatggaccaatttgcatctttccctcccagtatttagcgatttctggtgggtacgccccatattgattattcatcagggcaaaagtattaaatgaatagcgtgtgcttttttgcgcatttgagagacgcagtcctctttgcacgctgttagtagatcagctggcactttggtttgcgggtgctgtcaagtttgcacacgtttttacacacgcaaacctttagtaaatcgggcccttagtctGTTCTATTATTTATGAGTCTTTTATTGATACGATCAAATACCTGCAGGGTAATCTTCTATCCTGTTTTTTAGATTCTTAACGTTTGTACTCAATCAGACTCTGCTCCATGTCGCAGGTAACCCGTACTACGACAGCCTGGGCTCTCTGGGCGTGGGCACGTTGCTGGGCGCCGTCTCGGCTTTCCTCATCTACACAAACACGGAGGCGCTGCTGGGGCGCTCCATACAGGCGGAGCACGTGCAGAAGCTCACCGAGTTTCTGGAGAACGACCCTGCTGTAAGGTCAGCACATAAAAAGCCGCCGGTGTTCCTGCACTCCACCACTCCAGAACACAAAACAAGCCTTAAATCATTCATGCAAAGAGAAATAAATCCAAGCGAGTGAACCGGTCAGAGCTGTCTAACAATGACTTCATAACACAGCGTTTAGGTTCATTTAAAACATCTGATATTAACTGGACTTGAGATGCAAATGTAATTCTGCTCAGTTAATCGTTTTGGCTGCTAGTCACAAATATTTTTCAGAATAGTGTACTTTGTAAATTATATCCCTGACTAAAACCGTCGCTGTTCATTAATTGATGAGTTGTGGGAACAGGAGTTGCAGGAaactttgtgtatttttttgtgtATCAGACCCATAAACGGGGATGCTTTAAGGGGATttcctgatgtttttattttgttatgagCAGGGCCATCCATGATGTGAAGGCCACTGATTTGGGACTGAGTAAAGTCCGCTTCAAGGCCGAAGTTGATTTCGATGGCCGAGTGGTGACACGGTCTTATCtggaaaaacaagacattgacCAAATTCTTAACGTAAGTATTCATTCAGCACGATCCTTTTTCACTTCCCaatccctgcttcaacacacctggcTCAAAAGAGTGGGTCAgcaccaggattgagaaacactagtattaaatcaaatcaaactttatttatacagcgctTTTCATACACTAGTATTCCAAAGTGCTTtatataataaaatcaacatttaacatagaaaaactcacacactcatggttaaaaacacacatctggtcattttcaGACACATCCTCACTTTAATACCCACACAGCATATGTATACCCCTCCATCCCCCACATAGACATTAAAAACTTAATCACGAatatcatttataaaaaaaaaaaaaaaaagcaaccagGGCTTCAGTCAGACGAGGCCAAACTGTAACTAATACAATTATATCTACTTAAATGTATCAAGAGTCTTCACCCTTGGGaaagcatttctttttcttttttttccttaaagtGAGTGGTGTTGAATTTGTTGTCTTGATGAAACTCCAGTGGAGACTTTCCACAATGTTTTCAGACACATAATTGCTATCTGGACATGTCTGTTCCAAATGTTAGCACTTAAAAACAGTTCTTTGTGTAAGGGCAACACTTAGTGACGTCAGTCATGGCGTCCTAACTAAATATGGGTGCAAAACGGGTCGGTGCAGGATATGTGAGTCAAATTGAAAATAATTTGGTAGCATCAACTAGGTTTTGCTAAATCCAACACGAGTCTGCATGCTGTGTCATcttgtgtttgtatttttgcTGCTGCAGGACATTCAGCAGGTAAAAACGCCCGAGGAGCTGGAGAACTTCATGCtgaaacacggggagaacatcaTTGACACACTGGGAGCTGAGGTGGACCGCCTGGAGAAGGAACTCAAGGTACTAGAGGAGGAAAATGTAGTTTTTATTCTTCACAACAAACATACGCATTTGCATGTAACTGTGTGTATCTCCTTTATAGCAACGTAACCCAGAGGTTCGTCACGTAGACTTGGAGATACTATAATACCTGAGAGCCTCTGCCGAGGGAGCGTCCTGCTGCACCGTGGAGAACGTtaggaaagatgaaaggacggCCACGCCCGCCTCTACGGTCCGCCTCCCCTCCTCCGGCCGCTACCGCAAACAAGCCCCAAGAAGCTGTCAAGTCTTACCGTAGAATAGCCCACAAGCAGAATCCCGGACTCGATGATGGTCGGCGAAACTGTGAGTTCATCCTGCCAGAGATCCCCTTTCAGACTGGAGTGCACGGGTCTCTGGCGATGAACTCCGGACTGCCATTAGTCTCCTTGGATTTCAGCAGAAGTTCTCCCTCAGTGTAGTCTCCCGGCCGCTCACCTGACTTCACATTCCTCTGTAAACATGCCCGGAGTTGGATGTGGTCCGTTTGAAAAGCAAAACCCGGAACAGGACCAGTATCATTTACTAGACTTGTACTTTCATGTTAAGCTTGAACCGCAGTGATAGGGTTTCCTTCATGAATGGGGAAGAAACCTAAGAGCTACATATTTAAAGAAATCTATTTAACGACTAGACgatattagattttttttttctctcctttttcttttagcATAAAAACTTAAAGAGGCTCGATGCAGCAATGTTGTCTTATGAAGACACCTCGTAGATTTTATTTCTAAgagagaaaaatatgaaaattatgtt
Coding sequences within:
- the slc30a9 gene encoding proton-coupled zinc antiporter SLC30A9, mitochondrial gives rise to the protein MLHSLAHRPWHVFCRVSLQHRSLSQRSPRLPQPCYGWQNGGIHRLWLSVPDCRVASLGLGKVQHYSTSDSSKDGPPKSPSGDAPSTEKVAPGSARVTADSPGTAPQGLTQAETIQVKVRAVLKKREYGAKYTQNNFITAVRAMNEFCLKPSDLEQLRKIRRRSPHDDTEAFTVFLRSDVEAKALDVWGSHEALARERNLRKEVEREYQENIFRNQQLLKEYKDFWGNTKPRSGSKRATFLQGPGKVVMVAICINGLNFFFKLLAWVYTGSASMFSEAIHSLADTCNQALLALGISQSVRNPDAVHPYGFSNMRYIASLISGVGIFMMGAGLSWYHGIMGLLHPEPIESLLWAYCILAGSLVSEGATLLVAINEIKKSAHVHGLSFYEYVMQSRDPSTNVVLLEDAAAVLGVIMAAGCMGLTSLTGNPYYDSLGSLGVGTLLGAVSAFLIYTNTEALLGRSIQAEHVQKLTEFLENDPAVRAIHDVKATDLGLSKVRFKAEVDFDGRVVTRSYLEKQDIDQILNDIQQVKTPEELENFMLKHGENIIDTLGAEVDRLEKELKQRNPEVRHVDLEIL